A window of the Isosphaera pallida ATCC 43644 genome harbors these coding sequences:
- the ppdK gene encoding pyruvate, phosphate dikinase, translating to MATATATATKKFVYSFGGGVAEGKADMKALLGGKGANLAEMSMLGIPVPPGFTITTEVCAEYYKNDRHIPEDVIPQIVEGIAKVEALVGKKLGDPADPLLVSVRSGAALSMPGMMNTILNLGLTDESVEGLAAKTNNPRFAYDSYRRFIDMFGSTAMGLEHELFEHALSAMKTERGVKLDTELTADDLKELVIRYKAIYRAHTSPSHDFPQDPKDQLMKAINAVFNSWMGKKAREYRRIEKIEGLLGTAVNVQAMVFGNMGNNSGTGVAFTRDPNTGENVFYGDYLINAQGEDVVAGIRTPEPISRLQEEMPQVYDQLLAIREKLERHYKDMQDIEFTVQEGVLYMLQTRNGKRTGTAAVRIAVEMAREGLIDHQTAVQRVSPDSLNHLLLPRLDPKAKERPVARGIAASPGAAAGKVVFSAEDAVHLHDVHPSDPILLVRKETSPEDVAGMNLARGILTSTGGKASHAAVVARGWGKPCVVGCDALVIDEEAKQASIQGHIVREHDFITIDGTTGDVYIGKVPTVDPEMTGDFATLMEWADEYRTLKVRTNADTPRDARRAREFGAEGIGLCRTEHMFFEDQRIVDMRKMILADTTEARVKALNDLLPHQRADFIGLFEAMDGCPVTIRLLDPPLHEFLPHDDSGQLEVAKQLGIPVEKVRQRVAQLHEQNPMLGFRGCRLPILYPEIGDMQVRAIMEAAIDCAKRGVSVHPEIMIPLIGTVEELKILKERAQALCEQLLSEAGLSIPYLIGTMIEVPRAALTADEVATEAEFFSFGTNDLTQMTLGLSRDDITLFMPTYLEKKIYKIDPFQSIDIAGVGQLIEMGVRKGRQTRPNLKIGICGEHGGDPDSVAFCQSVGMDYVSCSPFRVPLARLAAAQAALTNGGKVQRDK from the coding sequence ATGGCCACAGCGACGGCGACCGCAACCAAAAAGTTCGTTTATTCGTTCGGAGGAGGCGTGGCCGAAGGCAAGGCCGATATGAAAGCCCTGCTGGGCGGCAAAGGGGCCAACCTGGCCGAAATGAGTATGCTAGGCATCCCCGTCCCGCCCGGTTTCACCATCACCACCGAAGTCTGTGCCGAATATTACAAGAATGATCGCCACATCCCCGAAGACGTGATTCCCCAAATCGTCGAGGGAATCGCCAAAGTGGAAGCGTTGGTTGGCAAGAAACTGGGTGACCCCGCGGATCCCCTGCTCGTCTCGGTGCGCTCGGGTGCGGCGCTTTCAATGCCGGGGATGATGAACACGATCCTCAACCTTGGTCTGACCGACGAGTCGGTCGAAGGTTTAGCCGCCAAGACCAACAATCCCCGGTTTGCCTACGACAGTTACCGTCGATTCATCGACATGTTCGGCTCCACCGCGATGGGCTTGGAACACGAACTGTTCGAACACGCCCTCTCGGCGATGAAGACCGAACGAGGGGTCAAGCTGGACACCGAGTTGACCGCTGACGACCTGAAGGAACTGGTGATCCGCTACAAGGCGATCTATCGCGCCCACACCTCGCCGTCGCACGACTTCCCGCAAGACCCCAAGGATCAGTTGATGAAGGCGATCAATGCCGTCTTCAACTCCTGGATGGGCAAGAAAGCCCGCGAATACCGCCGGATCGAGAAGATCGAAGGGCTGCTGGGCACCGCCGTCAACGTGCAGGCGATGGTCTTCGGCAACATGGGGAACAACTCGGGCACCGGCGTGGCGTTCACCCGCGACCCCAATACTGGTGAAAACGTGTTCTATGGGGACTACCTCATCAACGCCCAGGGTGAGGACGTCGTCGCCGGCATCCGCACCCCCGAACCGATCAGTCGGCTCCAGGAGGAAATGCCTCAGGTCTACGACCAACTTCTGGCCATCCGCGAGAAGCTGGAACGGCACTATAAGGATATGCAGGACATCGAGTTCACGGTCCAGGAAGGCGTGCTGTACATGCTTCAAACCCGCAACGGCAAACGGACCGGCACCGCGGCAGTGCGGATCGCCGTGGAAATGGCCCGCGAAGGGCTGATCGACCACCAGACCGCCGTGCAGCGGGTCAGCCCCGACAGCCTCAACCACCTGCTCCTGCCCCGCCTGGATCCCAAAGCCAAAGAACGCCCGGTCGCCCGCGGCATCGCCGCCAGCCCCGGAGCCGCCGCCGGCAAAGTCGTCTTCTCGGCCGAGGACGCCGTTCACCTGCACGATGTCCACCCCAGCGACCCGATTCTGCTGGTCCGCAAGGAAACCTCACCGGAGGATGTCGCCGGCATGAACCTGGCGCGGGGGATCCTCACCTCGACCGGCGGCAAGGCCAGTCACGCAGCAGTGGTCGCCCGCGGTTGGGGCAAACCGTGCGTGGTCGGTTGCGACGCTCTGGTCATTGACGAGGAGGCCAAACAAGCCAGCATTCAGGGCCACATCGTCCGGGAACACGACTTCATCACCATCGACGGCACCACCGGCGACGTGTACATCGGCAAAGTCCCCACCGTCGATCCCGAAATGACCGGCGACTTCGCCACCTTGATGGAATGGGCCGACGAGTACCGCACCCTCAAGGTCCGCACTAACGCCGATACTCCCCGCGATGCCCGTCGCGCCCGTGAATTCGGCGCGGAAGGGATCGGCCTATGCCGTACCGAACACATGTTCTTCGAGGATCAGCGCATCGTCGATATGCGCAAAATGATCCTGGCCGACACCACCGAGGCCCGTGTCAAAGCCCTCAACGACCTCTTGCCCCACCAACGGGCCGACTTCATCGGACTGTTCGAGGCGATGGACGGCTGCCCGGTGACCATCCGTTTGCTCGACCCACCGCTCCACGAATTCCTGCCCCATGACGACTCTGGCCAACTCGAAGTCGCCAAGCAGCTGGGCATCCCGGTCGAAAAGGTCCGTCAGCGGGTCGCCCAACTTCACGAGCAAAATCCGATGCTCGGCTTTCGAGGCTGCCGTCTGCCGATCCTCTACCCCGAAATCGGCGACATGCAGGTACGGGCCATCATGGAGGCCGCCATCGACTGCGCTAAGCGGGGCGTTTCAGTCCACCCCGAAATCATGATTCCGCTGATCGGCACCGTCGAGGAACTCAAAATCCTCAAAGAGCGTGCCCAAGCACTCTGCGAGCAACTTTTGAGCGAAGCCGGCCTGTCAATTCCCTACCTGATCGGCACCATGATCGAGGTTCCCCGCGCCGCTTTGACCGCCGACGAAGTTGCCACTGAAGCCGAATTCTTCTCATTCGGCACCAACGACCTAACCCAAATGACCCTGGGCCTATCTCGCGACGACATCACGTTGTTCATGCCCACCTATCTTGAAAAGAAAATCTACAAGATCGATCCGTTCCAATCGATCGACATCGCGGGCGTGGGTCAACTCATCGAGATGGGGGTCCGCAAAGGCCGCCAGACCCGCCCCAACCTCAAGATCGGCATCTGCGGCGAACATGGTGGCGACCCCGACTCGGTCGCCTTCTGCCAGTCGGTCGGGATGGATTACGTCTCCTGCTCCCCGTTTCGCGTCCCCTTGGCCCGTCTGGCCGCTGCGCAGGCCGCGTTAACCAACGGCGGCAAGGTCCAACGCGACAAGTAA
- a CDS encoding GspE/PulE family protein, which translates to MATVKGDWTDILVKRGVVGPDQIREAQRMGGVEVEEALVKLGYATPEEITKAKALQYGVPYVSLNEITIPPSVIELVPESIARENLVMPIAEAGSAIQVAMWNPVDFETIDKLRFVLNRDIEIALAPKETILEAIDQYYGNTTSETESVDSMLQEFTDTAIDYIDDGGGSKSLMSGVAMEEGDAPVIRLTHMIIQEAVNMRASDIHIEPFEDRVRIRYRIDGVCIERENLPRRLLGSVISRLKIMGSIDIAEKRRPQDGRIKLQLQQKEIDLRVSIIPTSHGQSCVMRILDRDNIKVGLRDLGFGEEDWKRFSQLIRRPNGILLVTGPTGSGKTTTLYAALNELNRPDTKIITAEDPVEYYLPGINQCEVKAKIGMTFARIIRAMLRQNPNILLVGEIRDKETAETAIQASLTGHLVFSTLHTNDAPSAITRMVDIGVQPFLVASSVMGIMAQRLVRKVCPKCKARYEPPASLLKSLGLRPELAKKANFMKGKGCTHCNGTGYRGRMGIYELMTMTSQVRELTFKGAPTQDIRKLARQQGMRTLFEDGMIKAIKGLTTIEEVLRITNRTEA; encoded by the coding sequence ATGGCCACAGTCAAAGGCGATTGGACCGATATCCTCGTCAAACGAGGGGTGGTCGGACCCGATCAAATCCGGGAAGCCCAGCGCATGGGTGGGGTGGAGGTCGAAGAGGCCCTCGTCAAGCTGGGCTACGCCACCCCCGAGGAGATCACCAAAGCCAAAGCGCTTCAATACGGTGTACCCTACGTCTCGCTGAACGAGATCACCATTCCCCCCTCGGTGATCGAACTGGTCCCCGAGTCAATCGCCCGGGAGAACCTGGTTATGCCCATCGCCGAAGCCGGCAGCGCGATCCAGGTGGCGATGTGGAATCCGGTCGATTTTGAGACCATCGACAAGCTCCGGTTCGTCCTCAACCGCGACATCGAAATCGCCCTCGCGCCCAAGGAGACGATTCTGGAGGCGATCGACCAATATTACGGCAACACCACCTCCGAGACCGAGTCGGTGGACTCGATGCTCCAGGAATTCACCGATACCGCGATCGACTACATCGACGACGGCGGCGGCTCCAAGAGCCTGATGTCGGGCGTGGCGATGGAGGAAGGGGACGCGCCGGTGATCCGGCTGACCCACATGATCATCCAGGAGGCGGTCAACATGCGGGCCTCCGACATCCACATCGAACCCTTCGAGGATCGGGTCCGCATCCGCTACCGGATTGATGGAGTCTGCATCGAGCGCGAAAACCTGCCCCGGCGTCTGTTGGGCTCGGTCATCAGCCGGCTCAAGATCATGGGTTCGATCGACATCGCCGAGAAACGACGACCCCAGGACGGCCGGATTAAGCTTCAACTTCAACAGAAGGAAATCGACCTGCGGGTCTCAATCATCCCCACCTCGCACGGCCAGTCGTGCGTCATGCGGATCCTCGACCGGGACAACATCAAGGTCGGCCTCCGCGACCTCGGCTTCGGCGAGGAGGACTGGAAACGGTTCTCCCAACTCATCCGCCGACCCAACGGCATTCTGCTGGTCACCGGCCCCACAGGTTCAGGGAAAACCACCACCCTCTACGCCGCCCTCAACGAACTCAACCGCCCCGACACCAAAATCATCACCGCCGAGGACCCCGTCGAATACTACCTGCCCGGCATCAATCAGTGCGAAGTCAAAGCCAAAATCGGCATGACCTTCGCCCGGATCATCCGCGCTATGCTGCGGCAGAATCCCAACATCCTGTTGGTCGGAGAAATCCGCGATAAAGAGACCGCCGAAACGGCGATTCAAGCCTCCTTGACCGGACACTTGGTTTTCAGTACGCTGCATACGAACGACGCGCCCAGCGCCATTACACGGATGGTGGATATCGGGGTGCAGCCGTTCCTGGTGGCAAGCTCGGTCATGGGGATCATGGCCCAACGTCTGGTCCGCAAGGTCTGCCCCAAGTGCAAGGCCCGCTACGAACCACCCGCTAGCCTCTTGAAGTCGCTGGGTCTGCGTCCCGAACTGGCCAAGAAGGCCAACTTCATGAAAGGCAAAGGCTGCACCCACTGCAACGGCACTGGCTACCGCGGCCGAATGGGTATCTACGAACTGATGACGATGACCAGCCAAGTCCGCGAACTGACGTTCAAGGGCGCGCCTACTCAGGACATCCGTAAACTCGCCCGCCAACAAGGGATGCGCACGCTGTTCGAGGACGGGATGATCAAGGCCATCAAGGGTCTGACCACCATCGAGGAGGTGTTGCGAATCACCAACCGCACCGAAGCTTGA